A single region of the Jatrophihabitans sp. GAS493 genome encodes:
- a CDS encoding type II toxin-antitoxin system Phd/YefM family antitoxin: MSTVASRDLRNHTAEVLRQVSDGTRVTITVNGKPVAEIGPVRATRPQFFAKADLIELVAQNQADPGLTRDLEVLVGDTTDDLDLL; this comes from the coding sequence ATGTCTACCGTTGCGTCAAGAGACCTCCGGAATCACACCGCCGAGGTGCTGCGTCAAGTGTCCGACGGCACCCGAGTAACCATCACTGTCAACGGCAAGCCTGTTGCTGAGATCGGACCGGTCCGCGCGACGCGTCCGCAGTTCTTCGCTAAGGCCGATCTCATCGAGCTCGTCGCCCAGAATCAAGCTGACCCCGGCCTGACCCGTGACCTAGAGGTGCTCGTCGGCGATACCACAGACGACCTCGACCTATTGTGA
- a CDS encoding nitroreductase family protein — protein sequence MSDSSSQLLHPLLAARWSPTTFNDSEQISETEVEAMLEAARWAPSAGNSQPWAFIVGRRGDPAHARLVGHLAPSSRTWAENAGLLIANLSHRLVEETDWEYSEFSHYDLGQAVAHMTFQASSMGFSVRQFRAFDRDGLSAEFDVPRHWEVTTMSAIGRAADVASPADPARASRDRRPVDDLRWPADRLS from the coding sequence GTGAGTGACTCGTCCAGTCAACTACTGCATCCGCTACTCGCGGCGCGGTGGAGCCCGACCACATTCAATGACTCGGAGCAGATCAGCGAGACCGAGGTCGAAGCGATGCTGGAGGCGGCGCGGTGGGCGCCATCGGCCGGCAACTCGCAACCCTGGGCATTCATCGTCGGCCGACGCGGTGATCCTGCGCACGCTCGACTCGTGGGACATCTCGCCCCAAGCTCACGGACGTGGGCGGAGAACGCCGGACTGCTGATAGCTAATCTGTCGCATCGACTGGTTGAGGAGACCGACTGGGAGTATTCGGAGTTCTCGCACTACGACCTCGGACAGGCCGTCGCCCACATGACCTTTCAGGCTTCGTCGATGGGATTTTCGGTGCGGCAGTTCCGAGCGTTCGACCGGGACGGCCTCTCCGCCGAGTTCGACGTCCCGCGGCACTGGGAGGTAACCACCATGTCGGCGATAGGCCGAGCCGCTGACGTCGCGAGTCCGGCTGACCCGGCGCGGGCATCCCGCGACCGTCGCCCGGTAGACGACCTTCGCTGGCCCGCCGATCGTCTTTCGTGA
- a CDS encoding type II toxin-antitoxin system VapC family toxin, translating to MSARPGLLDTSVLIASESGRRLNIESLPDETAVSVVTIAELHAGVLAAPDTATRARRLSTLESASRVEPLPITAEAARRWAEMRVRLAELGHRAKVNDLWIAAVAKANGLDVVTQDDDFDVIEQAGGPSVLRV from the coding sequence GTGAGCGCGCGTCCCGGTCTGCTCGACACGAGCGTCCTGATCGCGAGCGAGTCAGGACGCCGCCTGAACATCGAGTCGCTGCCCGACGAGACGGCGGTAAGCGTGGTCACGATCGCCGAGCTGCACGCTGGCGTACTCGCAGCTCCGGACACCGCTACCCGGGCTCGTCGGCTGTCGACACTCGAATCCGCGTCGCGCGTCGAGCCCTTGCCAATAACTGCCGAGGCCGCCCGCCGGTGGGCGGAGATGCGCGTGCGTCTGGCGGAGCTAGGTCATCGGGCCAAGGTCAACGATTTATGGATCGCCGCGGTGGCGAAGGCCAACGGATTGGACGTCGTCACCCAGGACGACGACTTCGACGTCATCGAACAGGCCGGTGGCCCCTCGGTCCTGCGGGTGTAA
- a CDS encoding metalloregulator ArsR/SmtB family transcription factor codes for MTLAINDDLWSAIGDPTRRRMLDLLLSDGDATATTLSDRLPVTRQAVAKHLVVLDRVGLVHVTPVGREMRYRVDDRQLARAVAQLNSVGSMWDARLRRIKTIAEAIQRKSELPPPPSKIGETDE; via the coding sequence ATGACGCTCGCCATCAACGACGACCTCTGGTCGGCGATCGGCGACCCGACCCGCCGCCGCATGCTCGACCTGCTGCTGAGCGACGGGGACGCAACCGCGACCACGCTGAGCGACCGGTTGCCGGTGACCCGGCAGGCCGTCGCCAAACACCTCGTGGTGCTCGACCGCGTCGGGCTGGTCCACGTGACACCGGTCGGGCGTGAGATGCGCTACCGGGTGGACGACCGGCAACTGGCCCGGGCGGTCGCGCAGCTCAATTCCGTCGGCTCGATGTGGGACGCCCGACTGCGGCGCATCAAGACCATCGCCGAAGCGATCCAGCGCAAGAGCGAGCTGCCACCACCGCCATCCAAGATCGGAGAGACTGATGAATGA
- a CDS encoding TetR/AcrR family transcriptional regulator, producing MRQTHAERNAATRKALLEATARGLAHGGYGALSVEAVAREAGYSRGAVYHQFADKEALVIAAVQQAEKSWRREVGVPAATESDPVAALVTLARGHAVYCRRDVARLLITLRVEFYQNDHPVGRVVQSILDAGIAFITSLVAAGRANGSIPAGAPDRLLALAYYGALEGTAVHLAGEPGVKKFDELLAERAVLGVLGIANP from the coding sequence ATGCGGCAGACCCACGCCGAGCGAAACGCCGCGACCCGCAAGGCGCTTCTGGAGGCGACGGCCCGCGGATTGGCCCACGGCGGATACGGTGCACTCTCGGTCGAGGCGGTCGCCCGTGAGGCCGGCTACTCCCGAGGCGCGGTGTATCACCAGTTCGCCGACAAAGAGGCGCTGGTGATAGCCGCAGTGCAGCAGGCCGAGAAATCCTGGCGACGAGAGGTAGGCGTGCCGGCGGCGACTGAGAGCGACCCGGTCGCCGCGCTGGTCACGCTGGCCCGCGGCCACGCCGTCTACTGCCGGCGCGATGTCGCCCGCCTGCTCATCACGCTTCGAGTGGAGTTCTATCAGAACGATCACCCGGTCGGACGGGTCGTTCAGTCGATCCTGGACGCCGGGATCGCCTTCATCACCTCGCTGGTTGCCGCCGGACGAGCCAACGGAAGCATCCCGGCCGGGGCCCCGGACCGACTGCTGGCCCTGGCCTACTACGGCGCGCTGGAGGGGACCGCGGTTCACCTGGCTGGCGAACCGGGCGTGAAGAAGTTCGATGAACTACTGGCCGAGCGGGCCGTGCTCGGCGTACTCGGAATCGCCAACCCCTGA
- a CDS encoding SRPBCC domain-containing protein, whose protein sequence is MNDTSFTTSWVVDQTPQEVFDAIVNVRGWWSAEIEGGSDALGDVFTYRYQDIHRSRQQVTELVPGKKVAWRVLDGYLSFTREKSEWTGTEVVFDVAELDGQTELRFTHIGLVPEFECYDRCRAGWSFYIDQSLRGLITTGQGSPNGPE, encoded by the coding sequence ATGAATGACACGAGTTTTACTACCAGTTGGGTCGTCGATCAGACACCGCAGGAGGTGTTCGACGCGATCGTCAACGTACGCGGCTGGTGGTCGGCCGAGATCGAAGGCGGCAGCGATGCCCTCGGTGACGTCTTCACCTATCGATACCAGGACATCCACCGAAGCCGGCAGCAGGTAACCGAGTTGGTGCCCGGCAAGAAGGTCGCTTGGCGAGTCCTCGACGGATACCTCAGCTTCACCAGGGAGAAGTCCGAGTGGACGGGCACGGAGGTCGTCTTCGACGTCGCCGAGTTGGACGGCCAGACCGAGCTTCGCTTCACCCACATCGGCCTGGTGCCCGAGTTCGAGTGCTACGACCGATGCCGCGCAGGTTGGAGCTTCTACATCGACCAGAGCCTGCGCGGCCTGATCACCACCGGGCAGGGTTCGCCGAACGGTCCGGAGTGA
- a CDS encoding YbiU family protein, which yields MTLIDDTRDMTLPPLPHWESTPDDLPAAIREIKQALRARIEASGRTVEEVFAVIEARVRRQVEEIVAERRRGETVWPVIEYSDIAAGRVSAHELAKLRRRGCLIVRGHFKREQALGWDREIVEYVEGNEFFENYRGPGDDFFGSVGSKPEIYPIYWSPAQMQARQSERMAVVQSFLNSQWRSESGGVQWFDANRDSLYPDRIRRRPEGADSKGLGPHLDPGTLDLWMASAYQQAFRHLFDGSVESYDPWDASFRTAGPQYPGSTMCSAFRTFQGWTALSDMEQDQGVLHTVPIPEAMGYLMLRPLLSDVAEDDMCGVTVNQVFPASEEWHSLLLEALSGIPDVMAGDSVWWHCDMIHSVAPVTNQRGWGNVMYVPAAPWCPRNEAYSAVVREAFVTGASPSDFPDENYERDWPNRFHFDDLNESGRRGLGIDE from the coding sequence ATGACTCTCATCGACGACACCCGCGACATGACACTGCCGCCGCTCCCACACTGGGAGAGCACCCCCGACGATCTGCCCGCCGCGATCCGCGAGATCAAGCAGGCTCTGCGCGCGCGCATCGAGGCATCGGGCCGAACGGTCGAGGAGGTCTTCGCCGTCATTGAGGCAAGGGTGCGCAGGCAGGTCGAGGAGATCGTGGCCGAGCGGAGACGGGGCGAGACGGTCTGGCCGGTCATCGAGTACAGCGACATCGCCGCCGGTCGCGTGTCGGCACATGAACTGGCGAAGCTACGCCGCCGGGGCTGTCTCATTGTCCGCGGGCACTTCAAGCGTGAGCAGGCACTCGGGTGGGACCGGGAGATCGTCGAATACGTCGAAGGCAACGAGTTCTTCGAGAACTATCGCGGGCCGGGGGATGACTTCTTCGGAAGCGTCGGCTCGAAACCCGAGATCTATCCGATCTACTGGTCGCCCGCTCAGATGCAGGCTCGCCAGAGCGAGCGCATGGCCGTCGTCCAGTCTTTCCTGAACAGTCAGTGGCGCAGCGAATCCGGCGGAGTGCAGTGGTTCGACGCGAACCGGGACTCGCTGTACCCGGATCGCATTCGCCGACGCCCGGAGGGTGCGGACTCGAAGGGGCTTGGCCCACATCTTGACCCCGGCACCCTAGATCTATGGATGGCAAGTGCCTATCAGCAGGCGTTCCGCCACCTGTTCGATGGGAGCGTCGAGTCCTATGACCCGTGGGATGCCAGCTTCCGAACGGCCGGCCCGCAGTACCCGGGCTCGACGATGTGTTCGGCCTTCCGGACCTTCCAGGGGTGGACCGCGCTGTCGGACATGGAGCAGGATCAGGGCGTCCTGCACACAGTGCCGATTCCTGAGGCGATGGGGTACCTCATGCTCCGGCCGCTGTTGTCCGACGTAGCCGAGGACGACATGTGCGGGGTCACGGTCAACCAGGTCTTCCCGGCCTCCGAAGAGTGGCATTCGCTGCTGCTCGAGGCCCTATCCGGTATTCCCGACGTGATGGCCGGCGATTCGGTCTGGTGGCACTGCGACATGATCCACAGCGTCGCCCCGGTCACCAACCAGCGCGGATGGGGAAACGTCATGTACGTCCCGGCCGCGCCCTGGTGCCCGCGCAATGAGGCCTATTCAGCCGTAGTTCGCGAGGCATTCGTCACCGGCGCGAGTCCATCCGACTTCCCTGACGAGAACTATGAACGGGACTGGCCCAACCGGTTTCACTTCGATGACCTGAACGAGAGCGGGCGGAGGGGCCTCGGCATCGATGAGTGA
- a CDS encoding SRPBCC domain-containing protein produces the protein MEYGNIEREFHVDALPEVVFDVISNPVHVKEWWGADSDFEATPGHSGELVWGSEDVPRQHVTPFTVVDAEPPRLFSFRWAYGDATAGSLDNSLLVTFELAPSAGGTTVRLTESGFREMGWDAAVLEHNYNDHVQGWTTYLAALARYAAEVVSAR, from the coding sequence ATGGAGTACGGAAACATCGAGCGCGAGTTCCACGTCGACGCCTTGCCTGAGGTGGTCTTCGACGTCATCAGCAATCCCGTGCACGTCAAGGAATGGTGGGGTGCCGACTCCGACTTCGAGGCGACTCCCGGCCACAGCGGCGAGCTGGTCTGGGGGAGCGAGGATGTACCGCGCCAGCACGTCACGCCCTTCACCGTCGTCGACGCCGAGCCTCCGCGGCTCTTCTCCTTTCGCTGGGCCTACGGTGATGCCACCGCCGGGTCCTTGGACAACTCGCTACTGGTGACCTTCGAGCTGGCACCCTCAGCCGGCGGCACCACGGTGCGGCTCACCGAGTCCGGTTTCCGGGAGATGGGCTGGGATGCCGCCGTTCTCGAACACAACTACAACGATCACGTCCAGGGCTGGACCACTTACCTCGCGGCGCTGGCCCGGTACGCCGCCGAGGTCGTATCGGCGCGATGA
- a CDS encoding VOC family protein, with product MVNLLTGVTIDCADPARLAAFWSALLRRPVTDEHGDDPRWATVGSRLDTAPRLTFQRVDEPNRTKVRIHLDVQVDDVAAGRDEVESLGGSWSGERHDYDEGVVMVMKDPEGHEFCLVQHYE from the coding sequence ATTGTGAACCTCCTGACTGGAGTAACGATCGACTGTGCCGACCCGGCGCGGTTGGCCGCCTTCTGGAGTGCATTGCTGCGGCGCCCGGTCACCGACGAACACGGCGACGATCCACGGTGGGCCACCGTCGGGTCGCGTCTGGACACCGCGCCACGCCTCACCTTCCAACGGGTCGACGAGCCGAATCGCACGAAGGTCCGCATCCACCTCGACGTGCAGGTCGATGACGTCGCGGCCGGCCGAGACGAGGTGGAGTCACTCGGTGGCAGCTGGTCAGGGGAGCGCCACGATTATGACGAAGGTGTCGTGATGGTGATGAAGGATCCGGAGGGACACGAGTTCTGTCTCGTTCAGCACTACGAATGA
- a CDS encoding alpha/beta fold hydrolase — MSSITTADGTEIFFKDWGTGQPIVFSHGWPLSADDWDTQMLFFLQHGYRVIAHDRRGHGRSTQTSDGHDMDHYADDLAAVTAHLDLKDAVHVGHSTGGGEVAHYIARHGESRVAKAVLISAVPPIMVQTESNPGGLPKSVFDDLQAQLAANRSEFYRALPSGPFYGFNRPGVESSEAIIANWWRQGMMGGAKAHYDGIVAFSQTDFTEDLKKITVPVLVMHGDDDQIVPYADSGPLSAKLVQNGTLKTYSGFPHGMPTTQAETINADLLAFIQS, encoded by the coding sequence ATGAGCAGCATCACTACCGCAGACGGCACCGAAATCTTCTTCAAGGATTGGGGAACCGGTCAGCCGATCGTCTTCAGCCACGGCTGGCCCCTCTCGGCTGATGACTGGGACACCCAGATGCTCTTCTTCCTTCAGCACGGGTACCGCGTGATCGCCCATGATCGGCGAGGCCATGGACGGTCGACGCAGACCAGCGACGGTCACGACATGGACCACTACGCGGATGACCTGGCTGCGGTGACCGCTCACCTCGACCTCAAGGATGCGGTGCATGTCGGCCACTCCACCGGTGGCGGCGAGGTCGCGCACTACATCGCGCGCCACGGCGAGAGCCGCGTGGCCAAGGCTGTGCTGATCAGCGCAGTGCCTCCAATCATGGTGCAGACCGAGTCGAACCCGGGCGGACTGCCGAAGAGCGTCTTCGACGACCTGCAGGCCCAACTGGCCGCAAATCGCTCGGAGTTCTACCGGGCGCTCCCGTCCGGGCCATTCTACGGCTTCAACCGTCCCGGTGTGGAGTCATCAGAGGCGATCATCGCGAACTGGTGGCGTCAGGGAATGATGGGCGGGGCGAAGGCGCACTACGACGGAATCGTCGCGTTCTCGCAGACCGACTTCACCGAGGACCTGAAGAAGATCACCGTGCCGGTGCTGGTGATGCACGGCGACGACGACCAGATCGTTCCCTACGCCGACTCCGGACCGCTGTCGGCGAAGCTTGTGCAGAACGGGACGCTGAAGACCTACTCCGGCTTCCCGCACGGCATGCCGACAACGCAGGCCGAGACGATCAACGCCGATCTGCTGGCCTTCATCCAGTCCTGA
- the helR gene encoding RNA polymerase recycling motor ATPase HelR: MNPTKTSVFALPERLSAKADPALIERDEQHFAAISASLGRSIAELEARLDAERRAPGGIGQEALDRDLEIHRLTARLRTLRRFGVDLCLGRIISADDDQPLYLGRLGLTDHDGRRLLLDWRSAAAEPFFGATHANPMGLVSRRRYRWTNGRITDYWDEVFSPERLGSARDQVALDDQSAFIASLGDSRSPRMRDVLSTIQADQDAIIRAGSRGALVVDGGPGTGKTVVALHRTAYLLYSDPRLGHRRGGVLFVGPHQPYLAYVADVLPSLGEEGVQTCTLRDLVTEGAAALPEADTEVAQLKSSAAFVGAIETAVRFYEEPPTTGMTVETRWSDIRLSSEDWADAFEAPQPGTPHNEARDQILDELITTLIDRYTAEFGRSLDADYLDSGDPDADDPDSDAHRGDVSPQVLRKSLRRNHQLVTALNRAWPLLDATDLVGDLWSVPAFLRRCAPWLSPAEVRRLQRSDPTAWTLSDLPLLDAARQRLGDRHLSLRASERAVAAAVESERMAEVVDDLIAADDSELLVMSMLRGDDLQEALVDDNAVSDRAPDSPDSPDSPNRLAGPFAHIVVDEAQELTDAEWQMLLLRCPSGSFTIVGDRAQARHGFTESWLERLERVGLDNVELAALRVNYRTPMEIMAEAAPVIRAAIPDANVPTSIRSGLPVRHGATTERSAILEAWLAAEADGIACVIGDRTFAAMPRVRSLTPQLSKGLEFDLVVLVNPESFGAGIEAAVDRYVAMTRATQQLVILTDI, encoded by the coding sequence TTGAACCCCACGAAAACAAGCGTCTTCGCCCTTCCCGAGCGACTCTCGGCCAAGGCCGACCCGGCACTGATCGAACGCGACGAGCAGCACTTCGCCGCTATTTCGGCAAGCCTTGGCCGGTCCATCGCCGAGCTTGAGGCCCGTCTGGATGCCGAACGCAGGGCGCCAGGCGGTATCGGACAGGAAGCGCTCGATCGGGACCTGGAGATCCACCGTCTGACGGCCCGCCTGCGCACGCTGCGCCGCTTCGGCGTCGACCTCTGCCTCGGTCGCATCATCAGCGCGGACGATGATCAGCCGCTCTACCTCGGGCGCCTCGGCCTCACCGACCACGACGGTCGCCGGCTACTGCTCGACTGGCGCTCAGCCGCGGCTGAGCCGTTCTTCGGGGCCACCCACGCCAACCCAATGGGTCTGGTCAGCCGCCGCCGCTACCGCTGGACGAATGGCCGCATCACCGACTACTGGGACGAGGTGTTCAGTCCTGAACGGCTGGGTAGCGCCCGCGACCAGGTGGCGCTCGATGACCAGTCCGCCTTCATCGCCAGTCTCGGTGACAGCCGGTCGCCACGGATGCGCGACGTGCTCAGCACCATCCAGGCCGACCAGGACGCGATCATTCGCGCCGGATCCCGTGGGGCTCTCGTCGTCGACGGTGGCCCCGGCACCGGCAAGACGGTAGTGGCGCTGCATCGCACCGCGTACCTGCTCTACTCCGATCCACGGCTGGGGCATCGGCGCGGCGGTGTGCTCTTCGTCGGTCCGCACCAGCCCTATCTGGCCTATGTTGCCGATGTTCTCCCCAGCCTCGGCGAGGAGGGCGTACAGACCTGCACGCTGCGCGATCTCGTCACCGAGGGCGCGGCAGCGCTCCCCGAAGCTGATACCGAGGTGGCCCAGCTGAAGTCGTCCGCCGCGTTCGTCGGTGCGATCGAGACGGCGGTCCGGTTCTATGAGGAACCGCCCACCACCGGAATGACGGTCGAGACTCGCTGGTCGGACATCCGGCTCAGTTCCGAAGACTGGGCCGACGCCTTCGAAGCCCCGCAGCCGGGCACTCCGCACAACGAGGCCCGTGACCAGATCCTGGACGAACTGATCACGACGCTGATCGACAGATACACCGCCGAGTTCGGCCGCAGTCTCGACGCGGATTACCTCGACTCCGGTGACCCCGACGCCGATGACCCCGACTCCGATGCGCACCGAGGTGACGTCTCGCCCCAGGTGCTCCGAAAGTCGTTGCGGCGCAACCACCAGCTCGTCACCGCCCTCAACCGGGCGTGGCCGCTGCTCGACGCGACTGACCTCGTCGGCGATCTCTGGTCGGTGCCGGCGTTCCTGCGCCGATGCGCTCCCTGGCTCAGCCCAGCAGAGGTCCGCCGGCTTCAGCGCTCGGACCCGACGGCCTGGACCCTCTCCGACCTGCCACTGCTCGACGCGGCTCGCCAGCGACTCGGCGATCGGCACCTGTCCCTGAGGGCCAGCGAACGCGCCGTGGCGGCCGCCGTCGAGAGCGAGCGGATGGCCGAGGTAGTCGATGACCTGATCGCGGCCGATGACTCTGAATTACTCGTGATGTCGATGCTGCGCGGGGACGATCTGCAAGAAGCGCTGGTCGACGACAACGCGGTCTCTGACCGCGCCCCAGACAGCCCAGACAGCCCAGACAGCCCCAACCGGCTCGCCGGGCCGTTCGCCCACATCGTCGTGGACGAGGCGCAGGAACTCACCGACGCCGAGTGGCAGATGCTGCTGCTGCGCTGCCCGTCCGGCAGCTTCACCATCGTCGGTGACCGGGCCCAGGCCAGACACGGTTTCACCGAGTCATGGCTGGAACGGCTGGAACGGGTCGGCCTGGACAACGTCGAGCTGGCTGCCCTGCGCGTCAACTACCGAACCCCGATGGAGATCATGGCTGAGGCCGCCCCGGTGATCCGCGCGGCGATTCCAGATGCGAATGTCCCGACCTCGATCCGCAGCGGCCTCCCCGTGCGGCACGGAGCAACCACTGAGCGGAGCGCCATCCTCGAGGCGTGGCTCGCCGCCGAGGCTGACGGGATCGCCTGTGTCATAGGCGATCGGACCTTCGCGGCGATGCCGCGCGTCCGGTCGCTGACCCCGCAATTGTCGAAGGGGTTGGAGTTCGACCTGGTCGTGCTGGTGAACCCCGAGTCGTTCGGAGCGGGCATCGAGGCCGCGGTCGACCGATACGTCGCAATGACGCGTGCGACTCAGCAGCTGGTCATCCTCACCGACATCTGA
- a CDS encoding HAD-IA family hydrolase, with translation MSEFARPASHAPTVTVDAVLFDLDGTLVDTTAAFEAGWRDVAHQLGMPFEAFAPHIHGLPSEQVLARSAPQVIGAEREQLVEQVLTRQADPQLPVSAMPGAIDALRRIPLHQWAIVTSGSRVLASASITKAGLPRPAVVVTIDDVRAGKPAPDPFLAAAEALGFAAERCLVVEDAPAGIAAGRAAGARVLALTTTHQAAQLGGADWRVTDLRSVQMLATSNGIEVTLRTPVL, from the coding sequence ATGAGTGAATTCGCTCGTCCTGCCAGCCACGCACCGACGGTCACAGTCGATGCCGTGCTCTTCGATCTCGACGGCACCCTGGTCGATACGACTGCGGCGTTTGAGGCCGGCTGGCGAGACGTGGCTCATCAGTTGGGTATGCCGTTCGAAGCATTCGCGCCGCATATTCATGGGCTTCCGTCCGAGCAGGTGCTAGCCCGTTCGGCTCCGCAGGTGATTGGTGCAGAGCGCGAACAGCTCGTCGAACAGGTGCTCACCCGACAGGCCGATCCCCAATTGCCGGTGTCGGCTATGCCGGGGGCGATCGACGCGCTTCGCCGAATCCCGTTACATCAATGGGCAATTGTGACCAGCGGGAGCCGCGTCCTAGCCAGTGCCAGCATCACCAAGGCCGGGCTCCCGCGGCCGGCCGTCGTCGTCACGATCGACGATGTGCGCGCCGGCAAGCCCGCGCCCGATCCATTTCTGGCCGCCGCCGAGGCGCTGGGGTTCGCCGCCGAGCGATGTCTCGTTGTCGAGGATGCACCGGCCGGGATCGCGGCCGGTCGGGCGGCCGGAGCGCGGGTCCTGGCCCTCACGACCACCCATCAAGCCGCCCAACTCGGGGGAGCGGACTGGCGGGTCACCGACCTGCGCAGCGTCCAGATGCTCGCTACCTCGAACGGCATCGAAGTGACGCTCCGGACACCGGTTCTATAG
- a CDS encoding ROK family transcriptional regulator produces MTASKPSLALLRDLSDENVLLTLMDHSRLTRAELAVYTGLAKPTVAAAIRRLEELGLVFDTGERTTGRGGVGTYYALSAEVGVALAISIAPEGIAVEVVNTVGECQSRFVEPVTRPAAPAAVVRMLVKAVKAATAGIDGKHLRTAVVSAADPVDRNSGSLVHLPDAPFLLGALSPVKKLQPLIAGPIVVDNDVNWAARSEQATRAAAGGQLDDFVYLHLGEGLGCAVVTDGEVRRGHSGLAGEVAHLITTGSDGHAVTFTSIFEQLSLQQTESTAIDVHRLLARLDSTGGAELARTLARAICGVLSAAIAFCDPSAVVIGGTWGTAAPLLAELRRQAAILPRAIPVEVATAIGSPSLAGARTAAVDALRRDVLARATSAAL; encoded by the coding sequence ATGACCGCATCCAAGCCGTCGCTCGCGCTGCTGAGAGACCTCAGCGACGAGAACGTTCTGCTTACGCTGATGGATCATTCACGACTGACTCGAGCCGAACTTGCGGTCTACACCGGCCTGGCCAAGCCGACGGTGGCCGCCGCGATCCGACGGCTGGAGGAGCTCGGATTGGTGTTCGATACCGGCGAGCGCACCACCGGACGCGGCGGAGTCGGCACCTACTACGCACTGTCGGCCGAGGTCGGCGTGGCGTTGGCCATCAGCATTGCGCCGGAGGGCATTGCGGTGGAAGTGGTCAATACCGTCGGCGAATGCCAGTCCCGGTTTGTCGAGCCAGTGACCCGACCCGCTGCACCGGCCGCAGTGGTACGGATGCTGGTGAAGGCGGTCAAGGCGGCGACCGCCGGAATCGATGGTAAACATCTGCGAACCGCGGTGGTCAGCGCCGCCGATCCCGTCGACCGGAACTCTGGGTCTCTTGTGCACCTCCCGGACGCCCCGTTCCTGCTCGGCGCCCTCTCCCCCGTCAAGAAGCTGCAGCCACTCATCGCCGGCCCCATCGTGGTGGATAACGACGTGAACTGGGCCGCCAGGTCGGAGCAGGCGACTCGGGCCGCGGCCGGCGGCCAGCTCGATGACTTCGTCTATCTCCACCTCGGCGAGGGCCTTGGGTGCGCGGTCGTCACCGACGGCGAGGTACGTCGTGGGCACTCGGGGCTGGCCGGCGAGGTAGCCCACCTGATCACCACCGGCTCCGATGGGCATGCCGTTACCTTTACGTCCATCTTCGAGCAGTTGTCTCTGCAGCAGACCGAGTCGACGGCGATCGACGTTCACCGACTGCTCGCCCGGTTGGACTCCACCGGGGGTGCGGAACTGGCCCGAACGCTAGCGCGCGCCATCTGCGGCGTGCTCTCGGCGGCGATCGCGTTCTGCGACCCCAGCGCCGTTGTGATCGGGGGAACGTGGGGCACGGCCGCGCCGCTGTTGGCGGAGCTGCGCAGGCAGGCCGCGATTTTGCCACGAGCGATACCGGTCGAGGTCGCGACCGCCATCGGCTCACCGTCACTCGCCGGCGCACGGACCGCAGCCGTCGACGCACTCCGACGGGACGTCCTGGCGCGGGCGACTAGCGCTGCGCTGTAG